The window ACTAATGAATTTTTCTAGCATAAGTAACCATTTCATATTAGATTATACATCATTTCTTAAATTTCAGTAATATAGAGTATGGAATATTACATAAATCACTACCATTCAGTTATTTGACTAATTGTACCTTTGATTACATAATCACAACCTAAAAGGCAAGGATGAGGAACATAAGCTGTTCAGTACTGAGAGTTTGAGAAACAAACCAGGTCTCTGCTTTAAACAGATGGcttcagtggggaaaaaaaggaacgaATGCTTGTTCCCACCTGCCCATGTTGACTCGTTGCCATAGACAGACTAATGCATGCATACTGTCATATAGGGAAGGGGGTCCTTGGCAAAGCTGTTTCTGTAGCGATACTGACAGCTTCATCTAACATTGCCCTGGAGTACCATGGCTTCTGCTCTCAAGGTTACAAATTAATCAAAACATCAATACATGGCATCAACACAGGTTAAGCCAGAGTGTACTCTCAACTGGAGCAACTATCAATCGGCTCCTTATACATAATGCAACTGAAGCAAGCACTAGGGACCTCCTTAATAAATAGCTTTTGCTGTGAAACAACCTATGGGCCTCCTTTTGGAGATGTACACACAGCATGTTTGTACTTCTAGAAAGCATTGCACAATGATTTGATACTATAGATATGTACTCAAACAAGACAACATAATAATGGCAGTTGTCACAGAGTACACACGGTGGTTATTACTGAGACCAGCGATGTGAAATAATTGCTTGGCTCATTCGCTTGCCTTTGATGACTATATGTAGGCAATATAAGCAATTCTGCCACTCACTGGTCCATAACTGCTTACAATTATTAAATGAACTATGATGCTGTTTGACTCATTAGACATATAGGGCAATATACTCATGACACAAGCATTTAACGCTCAGGCAGAGAAAAAGATACAAGTCTGGATCCAAGTTATCCAATACGGGATCTGTTAAGAAGTACCTCAGTGTCTGCAATAGTACGGTACTGATTGGAAAgctgtgagtttgaatcccttGAGCCTTGGTCATAAATTTTATTTGCTCAGTTACAGTATATTGTAAGTCTCTTTGGAgaaaattatctgccaaatgaataaatataaattgtaaaatacaCTGGGCATGATGGACGTGTTTATTTCTACACACATACCTTCATGTGTTGAGTTTCAAAGAGATAATCCTAATATATAACCCAACAATccagtttattttaatatacagCCAAAAAAGGTCTGTGTTCATGTTCGGTGTGAAATGATATATGAGAGCACTAAGCAAAGCAGTCATAATTCACCTTTTTTTCCCAgtgcaactgaaaaaaaaacaataaaaatctcCCGCTTAACGTCAATATTTTTCAATATTCTTAAATGCCAATACCACTCTGTCTCAGCTATAATGTGACACTGTATTCATTAGATTTCTCCCATCTCCTGTTTTCTGCAGATGGAAATTGATGTGTGTGACTGATTGAGGATAATAATGAAGGCAGAGTGATACATCTCCTACAGCAACCTGAGCTCCCGGTTTTCTCCATTTTCACTCCTCGAAGGATACAGTGACCTTCACATATGTTGCCAGCTTGACAAGCTTGCACCAGGTAAACTGAAAGGTTGTTCCTCATTGccaaggaaaacacaaagaaactGGTGCATCGGAGAGACTTGGCAtcagcagaaaaacagccagTTGTTGTGGGAACAAATGACAGTGTACTTGTGAAGTTAACAGCACTAACCCTACAATCAATACGGACTAATTTGCTGAGGGGAAAAGGGCCAGGATGAAAGAACTGCTctttgtagtttgtctcttaGCGGGACTTGCGTTGACTGGCTCTGTTCATGTGTCTGAGTGGACCGGGGCATGTCAGAATCTGTGCAGATGTGGAATCCGACCCTGGTTTTCACCTTTGTCCCTTTATATGGAGGTTTTAACTGTGGACTGTGATGATCTGGGAATTGTATCTCTTCCAGAAAAACTTCCCTCAGATACACAAGTGCTATTGGCACAGAGCAACAACATTGTCAATATTGAGAAACCTTTGAATTATATAGTTAACTTAACGGAAGTGAATCTATCCCAGAACAATATAACTTCTCTTACTGACATCTATCTAGGTGACCTTCCTCAGCTTTTGTCCTTGCACTTGGAAGAGAACCGAATAACCAGCCTTTACGACAACTGCCTTGCGCACCTACCGAACCTTCAGGAGCTTTATATCAACCACAACCTACTCTCTGTAATCAGTCCTGAGGCTTTTCAAGGACTCAACAATCTTTTGCGTCTCCATCTCAACTCAAACCGACTGAGGGTGATCAGATCAGAGTGGTTTCATGCACTCAACCAACTGGAGATATTGATGCTAGGAGAAAATCCCATTTCCCAAATACAAGATATGAATTTCCAGCCCCTGAGTAATCTCCGCAGTCTTGTACTGGCAAGGATGAACCTCACTGAACTACCTGATAATGCTCTGGTTGGTCTCCATAAATTGGAGAGCATCTCGTTCTATGAAAATAAGTTTGCAAAGGTTCCCCAGGTTGCACTCCGAAAAGTCCAAAGTCTCAAGTTTCTGGATCTCAATAAGAATCCTATTGAGAGAATTAATCGAGGAGACTTTGTGGATATGATCCATATGAAAGAACTGGGTATCAACAGCATGCCAGATCTGGTTTCAATTGACAGTTTTGCTGTTTCCAATTTGCCTGAGCTTACAAAGATTGAGGCCACCAACAACCCCAGACTGTCCTATATCCATCCCAATGCATTTTATAACCTGCCCAAGCTTGAGACACTGATGCTAAATGATAATGCCCTCAGTGCACTTCACCATGTTACAGTAGAGTCCTTGCCCAACCTGCAGGAAGTAAGCTTGCACTCCAATCCGATTTACTGTGACTGCGTTGTCCGCTGGATCAATATGAACAAGACTAAGATTCGCTTCATGGAGGCTGACGCTCTCTTGTGCACGGGACCTCCAGAATTCGAAGGCCGTCATGTCCGACATGTACACTTCCGTGAAATGATGGACACATGCCTCCCTGTTATCTCTCCGGAAAGCCTTCCAGAAAGTATCAGTGTGGATGCTGGTCGCTCTGCCTCATTCCACTGTAGATCATTTGCAGAACCAAATCCGGAGATCTACTGGGTCACCCCTTCAGGAGAAAAGATCCTACCAAGAATGGCTTCAAACAAGTATTTGGTGCATCCTGAGGGAACACTGgacatatttaacatttctgagACTGAGGCAGGCCAATACACCTGTGTAGCCCACAATCTCATAGGGGCAGATATGAAGTCTGTTGTAATGGTAGTGAATGGGTACTATCCAGAACAATTAAATGGATATTTGCATGTACAAATCGATGTGATACAGccacattttgtaaaaatttcATGGGTACCACCTAAGAGCAGCTTTGTGTCAAATATCAAATGGTCCACCACGTCTTTGCGCTTCACAGCTCATGTACCATCTGATGTAAAAATGTTCAATCTAACGCACTTGCAGCCACTGACGCAGTATGAGATATGTGTAGAAATTACAGACCTGCAAAAGGGGCATTTAAGAAATTGTATTAATGTCAGTACACCTGAGCAAGCTGCTCCAGTGAGCAAATCTGACAAGAGCAAAGCGGTGATGATCAATGCCATTGGTCTGCTTTTAATAGCATCTGCTGTGATATGTTCACTCATTTACAAGTCTCTGAAGAGTGATCATCTTTACAGACGGTTAAGTAATCAACAAACAGGGACACCACTGGGTCCTAGTCCCTGCACCTCTTCTAACTTCACACTGCATGTGAGGTCTGAAGTGGATGCCAATGTTCTGGACTTAAACAACACCATTTAagaaactttttgaaaaaaaaacaaaaaacaaggtgGGATACAATGGACACAAGGCTGTGTGACTCACAATCCCACTTTCTGAGTTTCTGCTGGAACACTGCGGGAGGAAATCAGAGGCAGATCAGGAGTCATCGTCCTTCCCAGAGTGTTTTGTGACATTGTTTCAACTCAACACCTCCTTTAGTGTAAATGTCACATGTGGGAATCAATATCCTCCAGATTGAGCTGCCTGGACAGCACTGTTTCTTCAGGCAGGATCAAGGCACAGAACATGAAAGGTTGTGTCCAAATGCCTGACTGTTCATGTATAATGCAACTCCACAGTGGCTTTTGTTTCTATTGTGGGCTTGTAGCAATACTCTTTGCTCTGTCTCAGTgggaaagtaaacaaagtaaacTTTACGATCCACTATGTTCATAGAGTAGATCACAACACGATGTACAACactttgtgggaaaaaaaaatacatttatacaaaaTTAACTGTGAActagacttttttttctattttttgaaCAAGACACATTTAACCATTTAACCAGTTAAAAACACATAATcagcctttttttcccccctttttttaacaatattCTCTGTGAGTTGATGCCAGTTTTGCTGCCTTTTTAAACATATAGTGCAAATTAGATGCTTGCTTAAAAACTCAGTATATGGAGTATGTGATCTTAACATcacacagcacaaacacacatcaaatgTCTTTGAAGAAATTGGCTTTAGCTCCCATCATTGTGTTTGTGGGGTTACTGATGGCTTCACGTGCATGGCTGACGACTGGAGATGTATGAGAGTGGAGGAGGTAGAAAGGAAATAGGGGCTATCACAAAACTTATTGACGTCAAATTGCATTATAttctttttcattaaaaatccaATATGAATTCCCAATCGCCAAACACCCACAGGTGATGAATCACCGTCACAATGCGAATGATGTGGGGGATTTATCAGGCAGGCATGGCTATATATCACCGGAGGGGTTTCAGCACCACGGACAGGGCTTTTAGAGCTCGGCTATTTGTCACAGACGCAAAAGCTAAAGCATAAATCATCAGAGCGGGAAGTAGAGGATAGGTCAGCAGGAACACGATGCAGCTGGACTCAACTTCCTACTGTGATCCTGCTGAGGCTGACCACCCTTATGGACATAGCTCAGCAAGTAGGACGCTCATTTGTCAGGACTCACACTGAGCATGAGCAGGACAGGTAACGCGGCAAAATAGCTGTGCGGCACAAAAAATTTCACACTTCAGGTTCTTCTCTGGGTGAGTGGTGTTAGCTTGTATTGCCTCCCATCTGTAAATACAGTAGCCAATACCAGTAATTTAAAAAGTCTTTGACTAGATGACTAGTAGTCTTAATAACCTAACTCATAGGTAAAGCAAAAACTGTTTCAGGCCATTACTATTTTagattattaattttatttgtgcaGCAAAGGTCACATCAAACCACACTTTAATTAACAGACATACACAGGCTTCAAATAAAAATTCCAGCTTCAATGCTTTTTTAGGctacaaaagtaaataaatcaaataaatgaataaatgtgcatATGAATAAATCTGTTTATCATACTATGACCTGCCAGCTCAGTTGAAATTGTTGTTTCTGAAACTCAGAGTGAACAACATGGGAGCTCCTTATAGTTtaaagatggatggaggatgtgATGCCTACAGCTGCATCTGGAAGGATTTCTGCCATGTTCAACTCTGGCCTCTGTAGTGTCTAAAAACGAATCTGGGTCTGCCTCCTTGAGTTGGCATGCACTTCTGATGGACTATAAACTGGCTGACTGGGATTGGATAGTAATGTGCAACCCGTGGCTCTGAAAGTACACTTTCACGCAGCATTGGTGACGATAGGATTCACCTTGGCCCAGtgtaattttatttagctttaacggacaacaaaaataactgcagTAGGAATTCCTTTGGGATCAGGCAGGAGCGGGATTAAAAAAATAGTCTGGAGCACACTTCTCCACTTCATGCAAAGTGATATCGAAGTGTTAACATGGCAGTACAGCAAAAGGGAAAAAACCAGACTTTTAGTTGATGGTAGACTTGGCTTCATCTAGCCTGAAATATTTCTAGACtaacaaagtacatttagcCTGCTATTTTTTCCTGCTGTTTTTTCCACTACCCTGACTAGTTAACATCACCccatgtacatttattcatttggcagacgcttttatccaaagtgacttacacatgaggaaatacaagcaaagtgatatatcaagcaaagaacaatacaagtagtgctaccatacaagttttgtaattgagttctagagaagcaaagtgcgcagagtagaggtgtacgTGCGGAATGTATTTTTTTGCTAATATATAAGggagtgggggagggaggggcaagttaggggttagttaagtgttcacagaagaggtgggcctttagctgttttttgaagatagtgacagactTTGCTGTATGGATtgggttggaagttcattcaccattgagggacagtcagttcgAAGGTCCTGGAAAGAGAACTCATgcctcgctgagtaggcactaccaggcgtCGGTTGTTAACTGATCAcaggttgcgtgagggaacataaacctgaaggagagtgttgaggtaggggggtgctgttccagacaagatcgtgagcatcaaggccttgaatttgatacgggcggctacaggaagccagtggagagagatgaagaggggtgtgacatgggttcttttgagCTGGTTGAAAAAAAGACATGCTGTTGcaattctgaatcatctgaaggggtttaatggagctggctgggaggcctgggAGTAGcgtgttgcagtagtccagaTTTGAATTAACaggagcctggactagtagctgtgtggcCTGATCaatgagatagggtctgattctcttgatgttgtacagaatgtaGTACTACATGTAGTAGTGTTGCACTGACTAGTAGATGACTAGGGTGTGTAAGAACTTGGATATCACTCCATAAAAACAGTGTTGAACAAGATTATAGTAtagcatttaaaatataaacagcaTTGAGGTCTATTATTTAGTTtaatagtgtatatatatataaagcttaaACTACAGTAACACCTAAAtctattgttttaaaaagtgatAACAGCACCATCCATTCTTGTAAATGAACCACACACCCCAATAGACAGAATTAAAGCTCTGGTCTTCAATCCAGTACACACTCAACATTGGTCCACCTTGAGTCTATTAGTATACTTAATTTTTATAACCATATGTTATAGTCATTAATATgacacactgtgtgtatatgaagATACACTACCGCTTAAATCATGATATTTAACTAGCAGCTGATAATATGTAAATGGACACAACCTTTAATGATACAAGAACCATTCACTTTGATTTATTTGCTTCTTACATGGGAGTATTAAAGtaatttataattacattccttacattactgtgcaaaagttttaggcacatgcaaagaaatgctgtagagcaaagacgccttcaaaataatgaaattaaatgtttatacatttaaaaaaaataccataaagaggggtaaacagtaataaatgaaataaagtcaatatttggtgtgacaaataaaaaaatcgtAGTCTtcggtacaattagtgcagttttataaggaaatgagctgtaagttttattgagcatcttgcagaaccagccacagttcctctggagactttgactgtagtacttgcttcttatttttgcagcaaaatccagcagccttcattaagtttatatttttgtctgaaaagtggtctcttaagTAATATGCTGCtatctttactgacatacaaacatttttctgtaacatttaattttgtgctagaaaactaacgTTTGGGAGtctgaaatgttttctgtactgacttgataatgtggAAGTCATAAAATCAAAAATCTAGAACAaagtttacattaaataaaatagggtgcctaaaacttttgcacagtactgtacatcctCAGTGTGTATCTGGATCACAAATTCAGCATTACTGCGGTAAAAACTTGGctcaataaaaatatagacttcttgatttgttttttttaaatgtactataTAGTTAGctatagtgatagaaaggtgacacctttaaaaatgtcttaCAGGAAAATCTAAAATAACCCACATGCAACCTAAGCGCAAGATTTCGCATGAAGTCTGTATATATCCAGTCATGGGTTTTTTggctaaaaaaaatctaaaaataaaaatgctgaaatgGTTCAGTAATCCCATAGCAGAACCTTGTCATGCAATTATCTCTTTCAATTTTCTCTGTTCACACTGGTCAAATAAATGTGAAGGATTACACATCACATAGGATAAATCAGACAGAAATCGCAGGGCACACCATTTTCCCTCCCGTGCCTCAGCTGCTTTAAATGTCTTCAGTTACAACACGACATGGAGGTGACAGCACTAATGCGGAGTGATCTCATGAACCGAGATGCTCTGGCTGCACCAGTATCTTGGGAGGAGTCAGTGCTAAACAAGACAAGGACAAAATCTCCTGTTAATAACGACAtccattttcatttcatgaatCTTGTCTAGCACCGTTGTTTCCGTGCCAACAGCCCGTAGAGACAGCAGGAAATATACTTATACCTTAATGTCCCGAATGCTGCATTCATTAGCATGTATCTAACATGCAAGAGATGCATCGGTGAGGGGGtgcgggggagggggggagtaAGCGCAAACACAAAGCTTGATATTACATGCCCTTCAAGAGATCCATCGACCCGCAGTTAATCTTTTGAAAGAAAGGATGAGAAATTCCTGCACTGCCCTTTTCACAGCAGCCTCAGAAACCTAGTGCTTAACGCTCCACTGGGATTGCACATTTTGTAATGAATAATTTACCTTTTCCTAATGACCCTGCGAGACGGTTCGTTTAAGCGCTGCCTTTCGCTCTGAGCGAGGTGATTAGAGTCAGGAGGCAAGGTGAGAAAGCTAGATTAGAGGAAATTAGTGCGGTTCAGACAACGGTTACTGGAAGCTGCCTGCCTGTTCAGGTATTACCATGAAATGATGCCTCTGGAGAACAGCTTTAGATTGTTCCACAGTAAAAGAAGTTAAGGTTAATTTACCATGACCAGTTATTTGTACTGGAATTTGGGTTTTATGTGCCTGGCACGAAACACGGGCCTTAATGCCAATTTGTCTATTTGTGTAAACTGACAACCTAAACGCTATTAATATCTATTTGAAATATCTGACCTTATGCTGTAGCTACTTAATCAGGCAGTCAACGACTCAGCCAGCATTAGGGTTTGATTAATGATGACCATATAAATATATGAGCAATAAAGTAGACAAAAAATGCTTACTCTCTTTGTAGAACCAGTGGGGGGTACACGGATAAACACTGCACTAAATCAGCTTATAAAACCctataaatatagaaaatgtcCACTTGAAGAAAATATGATATTATTCCAACGTTTAAGTTGTGTATCTCAAAAAATACAAGTGCTCTGAAATGGCTCGAGTAATAAAAACGAAAACAAAATTttgctcaaaacaaaacaatcacagcCTATAACTTTATGACTTCAGTTCAAGGTACAGAAAAGTCACATataaaaaaagtcacatgactcatGATGTGAaacttacaaatgtgttttctttAGACACGTCACATGCTATGTTGCgcacatttttcacatgtagtgcatttgtttttattattcacgTGATTCTTATTTAAATGAGTTCATTGCATTTCATTtcacatgttcttttttttcacctgtACGGCTTTATTTTCCCCCCACGTGATTTTCCCACGTGAATAATTCTTTTCCACGTGACCACATATTGTTCATATGATGTCAAATGTTTACTTACTGTGAGTTGATGTATGTGCAATTTCAGGGCATAACACTGAAATGCACGTTCACATGTGGTCACATTTGGTTCACATAATCATATGGTACGTGGAAAAAAAAGTACGGTCGtgtgaaatgtatgtgatttttctgtaagATAAATTAAACTCACTATAAATGTTTCTCAACATTTATGACTGTCCTAAGATGcattgtttatacttttttcatATTAACAAAACGTGTTATACTGTGTCTCAGGCACAATGACCAACTAAGGAATCGTGGCAAATGCAAGTGCTTTGTGATGTGGTGTTTTTGGCCTCTGTTCCTTTTTCATATTGAGACACTTCTGAGGGCTTCACCTTCACTCTAACAATTCAATTTTATCActactttaatttttttgttttatttttaaaaaaaaaagaaaaaaagaaaagaaaagaaaagaaaagcaagaaCACAAATGTTTTACATAATGTTTACTTATGACTCAAtgatgaacaaaaaaatcacaaactgtCAAATCATCTTGCTAACTATCTAGCCCCGAGAACATATCAATAGGCTTCCATTATGTGGTTGTTGCTATCGTTacatctttctcttttcttttctctttcagttAAAATTTTTTCCTGGTTTGTACTCTATAAACAATTCCTTTCTGCCTAAATCTGTCACATTATTTCCTTTAACTCACATTTAGTGGCATGATAGTGAAGGCAGTAACTGAGCACAAATATAGGCCTTGCCTAAAcagttatttatgtttgttgtcatggttacactCTATAAAGTACAtccaatatatataataactgtTTAATGGACCAATCTATATTAGTGGTGTAACAGTAGAAAAGGTCAAAATTAACAGTGATACTCAAACTCTTCCACGTTTCAAGGAAAATAtgaattgattaatttttttatttacatttaactcatttatacaactgagcaattgagtgttaagggccttgctaaaGAGCCctgcagtggcagcttggcagttctgggattatgtgctgggatttgaacttatcTCCTTCCCATCAGAAGTCGAATATCTtaaccagtttaaaaaaaataataaaaaaaaaccagacacacaaacacactcttgttttcttcttcttcaaaaaacacATCACTCCAATTCGTTTCCTAGTAATAATTGGCTTCACTTTTCCTTGTCTAACAtgtctggttcctctccagCACTGCAACCAGGAACATCGAGATTGTTTAAGagttcaattaaattcattctgtttttttggggtACACTCTCAGATTAAAATTAGATTCTGAACTATTAAAGCTTTCTTAGGTTGCTTTTAACATCACAATGCTACTTCACCTAATTATGCATATGCTCCACATGTTCAGCTATGCTTGATGATGATTCAAAAACTAAAAATCAATTCATAGTTAAAATGTCCGAGTCAAGCAAACCCACCTCACCTATCAGTGCAGACACATGAAACATGCCCACAGTCTGTGTGACAGGCAGGAAGGCAGGAGGTCAGCTGTAGCTGGGGGGAGCAGGCCGGCTGAGTGCTGAAGTGCTACTCCAGAGTTTGACGTCTGGCAGAGTTTGTGTACAGATGGCCCAGAGTGTATAGCAGCCCACAGGCCCACGCTGCTCTTCATCTCACTGACACCGGATACATCTTCCTCTCAGTGAAGCAGCCACAAGCACACTCACAGCAGCGTGCCATCCCCATCCATTCCCTGCACAAACACTGACCTTCTGCACCAGCTTCTGTCAGCAGCGGGAGGAGCCTCTTACACCACAATCAATTATCACCTTTCTTAAActatatctg is drawn from Ictalurus furcatus strain D&B chromosome 8, Billie_1.0, whole genome shotgun sequence and contains these coding sequences:
- the lrrn3a gene encoding leucine-rich repeat neuronal protein 3 — translated: MKELLFVVCLLAGLALTGSVHVSEWTGACQNLCRCGIRPWFSPLSLYMEVLTVDCDDLGIVSLPEKLPSDTQVLLAQSNNIVNIEKPLNYIVNLTEVNLSQNNITSLTDIYLGDLPQLLSLHLEENRITSLYDNCLAHLPNLQELYINHNLLSVISPEAFQGLNNLLRLHLNSNRLRVIRSEWFHALNQLEILMLGENPISQIQDMNFQPLSNLRSLVLARMNLTELPDNALVGLHKLESISFYENKFAKVPQVALRKVQSLKFLDLNKNPIERINRGDFVDMIHMKELGINSMPDLVSIDSFAVSNLPELTKIEATNNPRLSYIHPNAFYNLPKLETLMLNDNALSALHHVTVESLPNLQEVSLHSNPIYCDCVVRWINMNKTKIRFMEADALLCTGPPEFEGRHVRHVHFREMMDTCLPVISPESLPESISVDAGRSASFHCRSFAEPNPEIYWVTPSGEKILPRMASNKYLVHPEGTLDIFNISETEAGQYTCVAHNLIGADMKSVVMVVNGYYPEQLNGYLHVQIDVIQPHFVKISWVPPKSSFVSNIKWSTTSLRFTAHVPSDVKMFNLTHLQPLTQYEICVEITDLQKGHLRNCINVSTPEQAAPVSKSDKSKAVMINAIGLLLIASAVICSLIYKSLKSDHLYRRLSNQQTGTPLGPSPCTSSNFTLHVRSEVDANVLDLNNTI